CACCGAGCGCGTGCCTCGCGGTGTCTCCACCGTCACCGCCGAGCGCCACGTCTCCCGGAAGAAGCCTCCCTCCGGGTGGGGCGCGAGTCCCAGGGTCCTCACCAGTTCGTCGACCATGGGGCGACTGTAGGCCACCCGGCGCCTCCTGGTGCATGGGGCCGCGGTGGTCTCGTCAACCCGTGAGCGCTGGATGATTGGGTCTTTTCCTGGATTCCAGGAGGCGCATACTTCGCGCTCCCCATTCCCACGGCATCCTCCTGGCCGTCCCTGTCGGGGCGAACTCACCCCCGGAGCTCGTGCACCAGCCAGTCTCGCACGCGCGTGAAGAGGGGCTCGGCGGCCTCGTTGAGCACATGCCCGGCTCCCGGAATGAACTCCAGCTCCTTGTGTCCTCGCGCCCGCTCGTGGATGGACTGTGAGCAGCGTGGCGGGAGCACCGTGTCCGAGGTGCCGTGCACGAGCAGCAGCGAGCGCGGATGCAGCTCCGGCACCGGCTCCGTCCCGTAGCTCTGCGACGCGAGCCCCACCACCGTCTTCACCCAGGCAGAGCGCACCCCGGCCCGGATCATCACCGCCCCACCGAACGAGTGTCCCACCAGGGCGATCCGCTCCATCCCGCGCTCCACCAGGAAGTCCACCCCCGCGAGCACGTCCTGCACCGACTCCGCCAACCCGGTCGAGTGGCGATACCTCAAGCGCAGCGTGGACATGCCGTGCTTCAGCAACTCCTCGCCCAGCCGTGGGTACAGCCGGAGGGCCGGCGTATCGAAGCCTCCGCCCACGCCTCCCGCCAGCAAGACCCCCGCCTTCGCTCCGGGGGAGTCGTACAACAACACGTCCACCGGCCCTTGCTTCGTCGGCAGCGTGAAGGGCCGTGGTTCCAGACTCGCCTGGCCCCCTGGCGTCTCGATGTCCGGCATCTTCGTGTGCTCTCCTTCCCATGCCCGGGTCCAGGGTGGGCATGCGCGGACAGGGTCCGCATCTTCTCTCCATGGAGGAAGTCCCCTTGATGACCCACGCCCGCCAGGCCTTTTGGTTCCACCTCTTCCTGTTCAACGCGCTCCTGCTGAGCGTCTCCACTGGCTGTGAGCGCCGCCAGCTCGAGCCGGCCCTCCCTCCACCCCCCGCCGTGAGCCAGGCGCCCACCCCGGCACCGAACGCCCCCCGGCCCGTACAGCAGGGGGCCCAGCCAGCCGCGCCCCTTCCGCAAGAGGAGCAGGCCACGGGCGGCTCCGGGCAATGGGTCTCCGTCGCGGACCTCGTGGAGGCCGTGAAGGGCGCCGTGGTCAACGTGGACGTCCAGGTCCGGGCGCCTGGGGGGGGGGCTCATGGGGATCTGCTCGAGCGCTTCTTCGGCATGCCCGGTGTCCCCGAGGATGGCGGACCCATGCCGCGCGAGCGCATCCAGCAGGGGGAGGGCTCGGGCTTCCTCATCGACCCGAACGGGCTCGTCCTCACCAACAACCACGTGGTGGACAACGCCTTTTCCATCCGCGTGCGGCTCGACGATGGCCGCGAGTACGAGGCGAAGGTGCTCGGGAGGGATCCCCTCACCGACCTGGCGTTGATCAAGCTCCAGGGCAACGTGAAGGATCTGCCCTTCGTCCGGCTCGGCGACTCGGACAAGGTGCGCGTGGGCGATCCCGTGGTGGCCATCGGCAATCCGTTCGGGCTCACCTCCAGCGTCAGCTCCGGCATCCTCTCGGCCCGGGCGCGTGACATCCAGGCGGGCCCCTACGACAACTTCCTGCAGACGGACGCCGCCATCAATCCGGGCAACTCGGGGGGGCCGCTCTTCAACGCCCGGGGCGAGGTCATCGGCATCAACACCGCCATCGTCGGTGGGGGCGCCGGCATTGGCTTCGCCGTGCCCTCCAACATGGCCCAGATGCTGCTGCCCCAACTCCAGAAGGGGAAGATCCGCCGCGGCTGGCTGGGCGTGTCGGTGCAGGATCTGACGCACGAGCTGGCCCAGGCCCTGAAGGTGCCGCAGGACAAGGGCGCCATCGTCACCGACGTGCAGGAGAACACGCCCTCGTCCAGGGCCGGCCTCCAGCAGGACGACGTCATCACCGCCGTGAATGGCGAGCCCGTGGAATCCGCGCATGCCCTCACGCGCGACATCGGCTTCCGCCCGCCGGAGGAGACCGTGAAGCTCACCGTCTACCGCGTGGGTCAGCCGCGCGAGGTACGGGTGAAGCTCGCCGAGCGGCCGGACCTCGAGGGCTCCACCACCGAGCCCCCCGGGGACGAGCGCGAGGAGTCCGGCCGCAAGCTGGGCCTTCGCCTGCAGGACGTGGATCCGCGGCTCGTGCCGGGCGCGACGCGGGGCGCGCTGGTCATCGAGGTGGAGCCCGGCTCGCCCGCGGAGCGTGCCGGACTCCAGCCGGGCATGGTCATCGTCGAGGCCGGAGGCCGGCCGGTGAACACCCCACGGGAGTTCGCCCAGGTGGTGCGCGGACAATCCCCGGGCTCGGTGCTGCTCTTGCGCATCCAACTGGGCGAGAGCCGGTTGCTGCGTGCCCTGACGATTCCCGAGGCGCGGTGATCGGCCGCGGGGGGGTCGGCCTCACGGCACGGCGAAGACCAGGTCGTCGCGGTCGTCGTACCCCCCGCTGCTGCAAACCCGAGCGGCGCTGGTGGCGCCGTTGGGACCAGCGTGGCGGAAGTTGGCGCGAATGGCCTGCACGCCGCCCACGGGCAGGGTGTACGTGGCGGAGAGGGTGGTGACGCCGGTGCGGCTCGGGCTGTACGTGCCGATGAGCTGCCACGAGGGGCTCGTGGCGCTCGCCGAGTAGTACAGGTCCAACTTGTCCTCCGTGGTGGAGTAGGCGTACACGGTCGCCTCGATCTTCACCGTCTTGCCCGGGAAGAGGATCTTCCCATCCAGGGTGCTCACCTGGAGCCGGTCGAGTGACTCATCCGCGTGGTAGGTGCCCGAGGTGCCATCCGCGCAGCCCTTGAGGAGGGTGTTGGGCTGGTTCAGCTCGGGGCCCACACCCCCGCGGCCGTCGAGCAGCGTGCCCGAGTCGCAGCCCGAGCCCACCTGCGAGCAGGCCGGCGCCCAGTACGTCGCATCGAAGGCGGCGGTCTGGAGCGTCCCGGGCTCGACACCGACCGGCGGTGGGGTGTTGCCCTCGGTGGCGCCCTTGGCCAGCTCGGCCATGAACGAGGCGCCCAGCTTCGCGAACTTCACCGAGTTCTCCGCCGTGTCTCCCATGTACGCCAGGGTGTCCCGCTCGCCGTGGATGTTCGGATTCATCGTGCTCAGCGACGCCTCGAAGGGCATCACGGCCGGGTAGCCCGCGAGGGTCCACGAGGCATGGTCCGAGCAGCCATAGCCGCACATGATGTTGGCGACGGTGCGCTCCGGCTGATACGTGGCGATGAGGTTGCGCAGCTGCGTGTTGAGGGTCGCGTTCGTCCTGTCCAGCACGAGGCCGAAGTCGAAGGTGTTGCCCTGGTAGTTGGTCATGTCCAACTGCAACACGCCCACCACGTTCACCCCGTTGGCCTTGAACGCGTTGGCGATGGCCTTGGAGCCGAGCAGTCCCGCCTCCTCGCCCGCGTATGCCATGAACTTCACCGTGCGCGCCGGCTTGTAGCCCTCGAGCACCGCCACGCGCAGCACCTCGGTGATGGAGGCCACGCCCGACGCGTCGTCATCCGCGCCCGGCGCCGTGCCCGTCTTGGCGTTGCTCAGGTTGATGGAGTCCAGGTGGCCACCGAGCACCACCACCTCGTCGGGTAGCGTGGTGCCCGGGAGGGTGGCGATGACGGAGGACTGCTGGAAGGGGTGCGCGAAGAGCTCCACCGTGATGTCCGGGCGCCCGGCGGTGAGCTTCTTCCACTCGTTCGCGAGCCAGGTGGACGCGTCCGCGCCGTTCTGCACGTTGTAGTAGCGGTTGGTCCAGTTGCTGGACAGCGCTTGGATGGTGCCGCGCAGTTCCGACTCCCGCACCTCGTCCATCAGCGCCGTCACCGAGGGGGCGTTGTTGAGGGTGTAGTAGAGGAGCGAGGCCATGGGCTGGGGCGCGTTGTCGGCCTGCACCGCGGCGAAGGCCTCGCCCTGGGTGTCATGGGCGATGAAGCCCGCGCACCGGTGGAGCTCGTCGTGCATCGCCAGCGCCAGTTGCTCCACCAGCGACTCGCGCACGCGCAGCACCGCCACGCCGCCCTTCTGGAACGTGGGCGCCGCCAGCGTCAGGCCCCTGGCCTGGAAGGCTCCGCGTACCGGCTCCAGCGCGTCCGTGCCGAGGGTGATCCACACTTCCTTCTCTCTCGGGGCCTCCGCCCACGCGGGCGTGGCACACGCGAGCCATACGACGACGGAACCCCACCTGCTCATCTTCATAGGAATCTCCTCGGGAGAAGTCGCAGGATACGTGCTGGCTCCGCGTTGCTTCGATCCCCGATTTCTTCCCCGTGAAGGGGACTGGAACGTGGCAGCAGGCTTTTCAGGAGTGCACTTCCTTCACTGCCAGGGGGTCGCGCGCCTCGAGGGACCGGAGTACACAGGGGCCATGCACCTTCCCTCCCTTCGTGTCCTCGCCGTCCTCTCCGTCACTGCCCTCCTGTCCGCCTGTAGCGACGAGATCAGCTCCGATGAGCAGGCCCGCCGCGCGTACCTCGGGTTGGACAAGTCCATCGAGAAGTCCCTCCAGCTCGGCTTCGCCGGCTTCAACGCCGCCTCGAGCGCCAACATCCCGCCCCAGTCGACCACCGGAGACGCCGCGGGCACCCTGGGCATCACCGGACAGGTGGATCAGGGCTCGTCGGCGAACAAGGGGATGCGGCTGCGTGTCGGGATGACGGGCTACACCGACGGCGAGGTCACCGTCTCCGAGGAGGAGGAGCCGGTGAACATCACCTACCAGACGACCACCGACACGGCGGCTCAGCCGGCGCTGGACCTCTCGCTGCGCAACATCCCCAACGGCACCTTCACGGGCACGCTCGTGGGCAGCTTCCAGATGGCCGGAGACATCGAGGGCGAGGTCTCGCTGAACCTGTCCATGTCCGGGCAGATCGAGGACGATGGAACCGGCAAGGTGCGCCGCAAGGCCGGCAGCACCACGGTCACGGGAACCGCGAAGTCCTCCAACGGCGGCGAGTTCCAGGTGAACGTCACCCTGTAAGGCTTGTCACCGGGCCGAGGGGTGGTGGGCTTCGGTCCTTCTTCTGGTGGGTCCGGGACGCGCGCCGTGCCCGGAACTCAGCCCACGGAGGGCTCCACGGTGCTTCGGGGCGCCAGACGCATGGGCTGTGCCCGTCCGTAGGTGAGCGAGCGCCACAGCCACTCGGCCGGGCCGAAGCGGAAGCGTGACAACCACCACTGGCTCAAGGGCACCTGGAGCGCGAAGAGGGTGAGCGCGAGCGCCACGCAGCGCGACGGTGGCATCTGACCGATGAGGCCCAGTCCCCAGCCGTCATAGATGCACAGGCTCACCACGGTCTGCAGCAGGTAGTGGGTGAGCGCCATGCGGCCCACCGGTGCGAGCACCTCCCGCACCTTCCACCAATGCTCGCGCTGGAAGAGCAGGGCGAAGGCGGCCACGTACACCGCGGCCAGACCCAGGAAGCCCAGCTCCTGGAGGGTGGGCAGGGCGAACATCCAGTGGTCCTTCGCCGGATCCAGGTGCCCCGCGAGGCGCAGGCGCTGCACCACCAGCCAGGCGCCGTTGCCCAACACGCCCACCGCGCCTCCCCAGAGGAGCAACCGGCGGTGCGATGCGCGGTGGCGCTCCACGTCCTGGAGCAACAGGTGTCGCCCCGCGAGCAGGCCCAGCAGGAAGCGGCCCAGGGTGACGCTCATCCAGAGCAGCCGTTTGAGTTGGGGAAGGATGAAGACGGCGTATTGAGCGTTCGCCGCCTGGGCCATCTGGAAGGAGCCGCTGGAGAGGCCCTCCAGGAAGCGTGTCCGCGCCTGGGCCTCTTGCGCTTCGCTGGCCTTCGCCGCCTCGGCCGCCGCCTGGGCGCCGTCCATCAGGAGGGGCACGAAGTGCTGGAGGGCGGAGACGAGCAGCGGCACCCCTCCGATCAGCACCAGCACCCAGGTGAGCACCGTCCGATCCGAGCTCCGGCGGAAGAGCAGCAGCGCGAAGCCCACCAGGGCGTAGGAGGAGAGCACGTCGCCCACCCAGAGCGCGAACAGGTGCGTCACACCGATGCCCAGCAGCACCAGCAGCCGCCGCGAGTACAGGGGGACGATGGGGACGCCCCGGGCCTCGGCGCGCGTGAGCTGGATGGAGAAGCCCAGCCCGAAGAGGAAGGAGAAGAGGACGACGAACTTCTGGTTGACGAAGAAGTAGTAGAGCGCGGTGACGACGGCCTCGAGCGGAGGCGCCGACAGCGCCTGGGTCTGCTCGCGTGTCAGGAGGGCACGGCCGCTGAACCAGGAGAAGCTGTTGGAGACGAAGACGCCGCACAGCGCGAAGCCGCGCAACACGTCCAGGAGGAGCACTCGCTCGGAGGCGTCCACCGGATGGGCGGAGGCTGCGGAGAGCGACGCGGGGGGAGTGGGCTCGGACATGCGCCCAACAGATGTTCGAGGACCTCTCCCGTCAACCGGACCCTCCCTGTCGTACGAGGTGGCGACCGTCTACCAGACGATGGCCCTGTCGTTGCAGTACGCGAGGATCATGCAAAGCTCTTCCCTCATGGTCACCCGTCGCCCTCCCGAGTCCGAGTCCACCGAACCCAACGACCCGTCCGTCGAGGCGGCCTTCCAGGCGGCTCCCGAGGAGATGGTGGCGGAGATCCTGGAGGGCGTGCTGCACCTCGGCCCGCGCCCGGCCCGTCCTCATGCCAACGTGGCGTCGAACCTGGGTGGCATCCTCATCGCGCCCTTCAAGTTCGGCAGGAGGGGGCCGGGGGGATGGGTCATCCTCTCCGAGCCGGAGCTGCACCTCGGTCCGCGCCCGGACAAGCTCGTGCCGGACCTGGCGGGCTGGCGACGCGAGCGACTGCCGCGTGCCGTCGGCGGAGACGATGCGCCGGCGCACTACGACCTGGCGCCGGATTGGGCGTGCGAGATTCTCTCTGACCGCACGCGCAGCCGGGACAAGGGCCCGAAGATGCGCATCTACGCCCGGGAAGGAGTGAAGCACCTGTGGCTGGTGGAGCCGCTGGCCCGCACGCTGGATATCTACCGGCTGACGGAGGGCCAGTGGGTGCTCGCTCAGACCTTCGCGGGAGAAGAGCGGGTGAGGGTCGAGCCGTTCGAGGCCATCGAGTTCGAGCTACCGCTCCTCTGGTCCGAGTAAGGCGCTGCCCTCCGTCAATTCGGGGTGACCGCAGATTTCCTGCATCATTTTCCGCCTTGTTGGCTCCTTCAATTCGAGTGGACCCGACCTTCCTGGCCATCCCAGGGGGGTTCATCGCCCGTCCATCGATGGGCGTGTCGTCCATTCCACCATCACCCGAGGAGACAACAGCTCATCATGATCACCGTGCATCGATTTCGTGGTCTCGCGACCCTGGGCCTCCTGGTCGGCGTTTCGGCCTGCCAGGGAACGGAAGAACACGCGAAGAGCAATGGCGCCGAGCCGGACGCAGCCCTTGGCGTCGAGATTTCCGATCTCCGGGTCGTGGGCGTCGACCAGGGCAATGTGCCCACGTTCGCGAATGGGAACTTCGGCCAGATCCGGCTGGGCGGGGAGAAGAGGACCGAGGAGGCCGAAGTCAGCGCGCTGCGCCCCTCCCTCCAGGCGGTGAGCAAGGTGTTCCGCGCGGACCCCGCGGAGCTCTCCTTCCAGCGGGTCGTCACGGACGGCATCGGCGAGCGGCACTTCGTCTATGCGCAGCGCAAGAATGGCCGCGAGGTCGTGGGCGGCGCGCTCGTCCTCCACACGAGGAATGACGCCGTCTACGCGGTTCACGGCAACGCTCGCGCCGATCTCGACGCGCCGCGAGACGCGCGGCTCAGCCCCGAGGACGCCATCGCCGTGGCCAGGCAGGACTCCGCGCGGCTCGACCGGGTCGAGGTCGAGGCGCAGCCGCGGATGGCCTACTGGCCGGCGGGTGAAAAGCTGGACCTCGTGTACCGGGTGAATGTGACGGGGCAGGGCAAGGACGGGATGGTGGATGATGACGTCA
Above is a window of Cystobacter fuscus DNA encoding:
- a CDS encoding alpha/beta hydrolase, encoding MPDIETPGGQASLEPRPFTLPTKQGPVDVLLYDSPGAKAGVLLAGGVGGGFDTPALRLYPRLGEELLKHGMSTLRLRYRHSTGLAESVQDVLAGVDFLVERGMERIALVGHSFGGAVMIRAGVRSAWVKTVVGLASQSYGTEPVPELHPRSLLLVHGTSDTVLPPRCSQSIHERARGHKELEFIPGAGHVLNEAAEPLFTRVRDWLVHELRG
- a CDS encoding Uma2 family endonuclease, which encodes MVTRRPPESESTEPNDPSVEAAFQAAPEEMVAEILEGVLHLGPRPARPHANVASNLGGILIAPFKFGRRGPGGWVILSEPELHLGPRPDKLVPDLAGWRRERLPRAVGGDDAPAHYDLAPDWACEILSDRTRSRDKGPKMRIYAREGVKHLWLVEPLARTLDIYRLTEGQWVLAQTFAGEERVRVEPFEAIEFELPLLWSE
- a CDS encoding Do family serine endopeptidase, whose translation is MTHARQAFWFHLFLFNALLLSVSTGCERRQLEPALPPPPAVSQAPTPAPNAPRPVQQGAQPAAPLPQEEQATGGSGQWVSVADLVEAVKGAVVNVDVQVRAPGGGAHGDLLERFFGMPGVPEDGGPMPRERIQQGEGSGFLIDPNGLVLTNNHVVDNAFSIRVRLDDGREYEAKVLGRDPLTDLALIKLQGNVKDLPFVRLGDSDKVRVGDPVVAIGNPFGLTSSVSSGILSARARDIQAGPYDNFLQTDAAINPGNSGGPLFNARGEVIGINTAIVGGGAGIGFAVPSNMAQMLLPQLQKGKIRRGWLGVSVQDLTHELAQALKVPQDKGAIVTDVQENTPSSRAGLQQDDVITAVNGEPVESAHALTRDIGFRPPEETVKLTVYRVGQPREVRVKLAERPDLEGSTTEPPGDEREESGRKLGLRLQDVDPRLVPGATRGALVIEVEPGSPAERAGLQPGMVIVEAGGRPVNTPREFAQVVRGQSPGSVLLLRIQLGESRLLRALTIPEAR
- a CDS encoding M20/M25/M40 family metallo-hydrolase, translating into MSRWGSVVVWLACATPAWAEAPREKEVWITLGTDALEPVRGAFQARGLTLAAPTFQKGGVAVLRVRESLVEQLALAMHDELHRCAGFIAHDTQGEAFAAVQADNAPQPMASLLYYTLNNAPSVTALMDEVRESELRGTIQALSSNWTNRYYNVQNGADASTWLANEWKKLTAGRPDITVELFAHPFQQSSVIATLPGTTLPDEVVVLGGHLDSINLSNAKTGTAPGADDDASGVASITEVLRVAVLEGYKPARTVKFMAYAGEEAGLLGSKAIANAFKANGVNVVGVLQLDMTNYQGNTFDFGLVLDRTNATLNTQLRNLIATYQPERTVANIMCGYGCSDHASWTLAGYPAVMPFEASLSTMNPNIHGERDTLAYMGDTAENSVKFAKLGASFMAELAKGATEGNTPPPVGVEPGTLQTAAFDATYWAPACSQVGSGCDSGTLLDGRGGVGPELNQPNTLLKGCADGTSGTYHADESLDRLQVSTLDGKILFPGKTVKIEATVYAYSTTEDKLDLYYSASATSPSWQLIGTYSPSRTGVTTLSATYTLPVGGVQAIRANFRHAGPNGATSAARVCSSGGYDDRDDLVFAVP
- a CDS encoding DUF418 domain-containing protein; this encodes MSEPTPPASLSAASAHPVDASERVLLLDVLRGFALCGVFVSNSFSWFSGRALLTREQTQALSAPPLEAVVTALYYFFVNQKFVVLFSFLFGLGFSIQLTRAEARGVPIVPLYSRRLLVLLGIGVTHLFALWVGDVLSSYALVGFALLLFRRSSDRTVLTWVLVLIGGVPLLVSALQHFVPLLMDGAQAAAEAAKASEAQEAQARTRFLEGLSSGSFQMAQAANAQYAVFILPQLKRLLWMSVTLGRFLLGLLAGRHLLLQDVERHRASHRRLLLWGGAVGVLGNGAWLVVQRLRLAGHLDPAKDHWMFALPTLQELGFLGLAAVYVAAFALLFQREHWWKVREVLAPVGRMALTHYLLQTVVSLCIYDGWGLGLIGQMPPSRCVALALTLFALQVPLSQWWLSRFRFGPAEWLWRSLTYGRAQPMRLAPRSTVEPSVG